One window of the Burkholderia ubonensis subsp. mesacidophila genome contains the following:
- a CDS encoding ABC transporter ATP-binding protein: MSQIRLSGLNKQFGATPILSDVNLTVEPGEFCVFIGPSGCGKSTLLRIVAGLDEQSAGDVWIDGRCVNTFAPAQRDIAMVFQSYALYPHMSVYENMAFGLRHLRLPKDEIDRRVRLASESLRLGELLERKPGALSGGQRQRVAIGRAIVRKPKVFLFDEPLSNLDAALRVKTRVEIAKLHRSLDSTSMIYVTHDQVEAMTLADKIVLLRPLEGRHGVASIAQIGTPLDLYHRPASQFVAGFIGSPAMNFLPAAVVSADAAEVRALAREHALSASVCGEGLDAGAGVTLGIRPEHVRVGAGGVTGEVAHVEQMGEHTYLYLDTPLSAQPIVAKTDAGDARIGDRLRVELPAGALHLFHPDGRAAARMLRDAAVPALATA; the protein is encoded by the coding sequence ATGAGTCAGATCAGGTTGAGCGGTCTCAACAAGCAGTTCGGCGCGACCCCCATCCTCAGCGACGTGAATCTCACGGTCGAACCCGGCGAGTTCTGCGTGTTCATCGGCCCGTCGGGCTGCGGCAAGTCGACGTTGCTGCGGATCGTCGCCGGCCTCGACGAGCAGAGCGCGGGCGACGTGTGGATCGACGGACGCTGCGTGAACACGTTCGCGCCCGCGCAGCGCGACATCGCGATGGTGTTCCAGAGCTACGCGCTTTATCCGCACATGTCCGTCTACGAGAACATGGCGTTCGGCCTGCGGCACCTGCGCTTGCCGAAGGACGAGATCGACCGGCGGGTGCGGCTCGCATCGGAATCGCTGCGCCTGGGCGAGCTGCTCGAACGCAAGCCCGGCGCGCTGTCCGGCGGCCAGCGGCAGCGCGTCGCGATCGGCCGCGCGATCGTCCGCAAGCCGAAGGTGTTCCTGTTCGACGAACCGTTGTCGAACCTCGACGCCGCGCTGCGCGTGAAGACCCGCGTCGAGATCGCGAAGCTGCACCGCAGCCTCGACAGCACCAGCATGATCTACGTGACGCATGACCAGGTCGAGGCGATGACGCTCGCCGACAAGATCGTGCTGCTGCGGCCGCTCGAAGGACGCCACGGGGTCGCCAGCATCGCGCAGATCGGCACGCCGCTCGACCTGTATCACCGTCCGGCGAGCCAGTTCGTCGCCGGCTTCATCGGGTCGCCCGCGATGAACTTCCTGCCGGCGGCCGTCGTGTCGGCCGACGCCGCCGAAGTCCGCGCGCTGGCCCGCGAGCACGCGTTGAGCGCGAGCGTGTGCGGCGAAGGCCTCGACGCGGGCGCCGGCGTGACGCTCGGCATTCGCCCCGAGCACGTGCGGGTCGGCGCGGGCGGCGTGACGGGCGAAGTCGCGCACGTCGAGCAGATGGGCGAGCACACCTACCTGTACCTCGATACGCCGCTCAGCGCGCAGCCGATCGTCGCGAAGACGGACGCCGGAGATGCGCGGATCGGCGATCGCCTGCGCGTCGAGCTGCCGGCCGGCGCGCTGCATCTGTTTCACCCGGACGGCCGCGCGGCCGCGCGCATGCTGCGCGACGCCGCCGTGCCGGCGCTCGCGACCGCCTGA
- a CDS encoding carbohydrate ABC transporter permease, which translates to MRTGSIQISSTPPFERALAWAGTGLAQARRRQAWLLVAPALLALAAIAGWPLVRTAWFSLTDEQLADLSQRHFVGLDNYLGAAGVLRDPAWWQAVGNTVLFAVVSVLFETGAGLGVALLLDVPSRLRTLLRAAVLVPWAIPTVVSAKIWSWMLNDQFGIVNAMLMAIGAIREPLAFTADAQLVFPTIVLVDVWKTTPFMALLMLAALQTVPRDCYEAARVDGVPRWRVFRSVTLPLILPGVLVAMIFRSLDALRVFDLIYVMTSNSRVTKSMSVYVREQLIDFQQVGFGSASAMLLFVTIVLFTVGYMAVSRRRMQEA; encoded by the coding sequence ATGAGAACCGGAAGCATCCAGATCAGTAGTACTCCTCCATTTGAGCGGGCGCTCGCGTGGGCCGGCACGGGGCTCGCGCAGGCCCGCCGGCGCCAGGCATGGCTGCTGGTCGCGCCCGCGCTGCTGGCGCTGGCGGCGATCGCCGGCTGGCCGCTCGTGCGCACCGCGTGGTTCAGCCTGACCGACGAGCAGCTCGCCGACCTGTCGCAGCGCCATTTCGTCGGCCTCGACAACTATCTCGGCGCGGCGGGCGTGCTGCGTGATCCGGCGTGGTGGCAGGCGGTCGGCAATACCGTGCTGTTCGCGGTCGTGTCGGTGCTGTTCGAGACCGGCGCGGGCCTCGGCGTCGCGCTGCTGCTCGACGTGCCGTCGCGGCTGCGCACGCTGCTGCGCGCCGCGGTGCTGGTGCCGTGGGCGATCCCGACCGTCGTGTCGGCCAAGATCTGGAGCTGGATGCTCAACGACCAGTTCGGCATCGTCAACGCGATGCTGATGGCGATCGGCGCGATCCGCGAGCCGCTCGCGTTCACCGCCGACGCGCAGCTCGTGTTCCCGACCATCGTGCTCGTCGACGTGTGGAAGACGACGCCGTTCATGGCGCTGCTGATGCTCGCCGCGCTGCAGACGGTGCCGCGCGACTGCTACGAGGCCGCGCGCGTCGACGGCGTGCCGCGCTGGCGCGTGTTCCGCTCGGTGACGCTGCCGCTGATCCTGCCCGGCGTGCTGGTCGCGATGATCTTCCGCTCGCTCGACGCGCTGCGCGTGTTCGACCTGATCTACGTGATGACGTCGAACAGCCGGGTCACGAAAAGCATGTCGGTGTACGTGCGCGAACAGCTGATCGATTTCCAGCAGGTCGGCTTCGGGTCGGCGTCGGCGATGCTGCTGTTCGTCACGATCGTGCTGTTCACCGTCGGCTACATGGCGGTCAGCCGCCGCCGCATGCAGGAGGCTTGA
- a CDS encoding ThuA domain-containing protein, producing the protein MQNKKLSVIVWNEFEHEREDAGVRAIYPDGLHQVIASALAETPALGHGALPLEIGTATLDQPEHGLSEARLAACDVLVWWGHKAHAKVSDEIVERVQRRVLEGMGLIVLHSGHFSKIFRRLLGTNCSLKWREAAEKERLWVVEPSHPIAAGLGEYFELQHEEMYGERFDIPQPDATVFISWFEGGEVFRSGCCWERGHGRIFYFRPGHEAYPTYHDRNVQRVIANAVQWAAPRVNLADRCPNSPPLEKLSEKSTQFSQVGIQQTAGDLA; encoded by the coding sequence ATGCAAAACAAAAAGCTTTCAGTGATCGTCTGGAACGAGTTCGAGCACGAGCGGGAGGACGCGGGCGTGCGCGCAATCTACCCGGACGGCCTGCACCAGGTGATCGCGAGCGCGCTCGCCGAGACGCCCGCGCTCGGCCATGGCGCGCTGCCGCTCGAGATCGGCACCGCGACGCTCGACCAGCCGGAGCACGGCCTCAGCGAAGCGCGGCTCGCCGCGTGCGACGTGCTGGTCTGGTGGGGGCACAAGGCGCACGCGAAGGTCTCCGACGAGATCGTCGAGCGCGTGCAGCGCCGCGTGCTCGAAGGGATGGGCCTGATCGTGCTGCATTCAGGGCACTTCTCGAAGATCTTCCGCCGCCTGCTCGGCACGAACTGCTCGCTGAAATGGCGCGAGGCGGCCGAGAAGGAGCGGCTGTGGGTGGTCGAGCCGTCGCATCCGATCGCGGCCGGGCTCGGCGAGTACTTCGAGCTGCAGCACGAGGAGATGTACGGCGAGCGCTTCGACATCCCGCAGCCGGACGCGACCGTGTTCATCTCGTGGTTCGAGGGCGGCGAGGTGTTCCGTTCGGGCTGCTGCTGGGAGCGCGGCCACGGCCGGATCTTCTATTTCCGCCCCGGGCACGAAGCGTATCCGACCTATCACGACCGCAACGTGCAGCGCGTGATCGCGAACGCGGTGCAGTGGGCCGCGCCGCGCGTGAACCTCGCGGACCGCTGCCCGAATTCGCCGCCGCTCGAGAAGCTCAGCGAGAAGAGCACGCAGTTCTCGCAGGTCGGCATCCAGCAAACCGCGGGAGACCTCGCATGA
- a CDS encoding ABC transporter substrate-binding protein, whose protein sequence is MMKLKAGLLTMTLAMTAATAGAATLRIACGAAGVDQDICQVSAKRWAEKTGNEVEFISMPNNSSETLALYQQLLGSGSDKIDVMQIDTVWPGILANHLIDLKPYSKGLESQSFPSIVANDTVNGKLVAMPWFIDTGLLYYRKDLLDKYRMKVPATWDELDATARKIQASERAAGSEKVWGYVWQGRAYEGLTCDALEWVSSYNGGTVVDDKGRVTIDNPGAIKALEQSAKWVGTISPKAVLNYGEEEARGVFQAGNAVFMRNWPYAWAIANRAGSPIKGKVGIAPLPKGGADGRPAAALGGWQLAVSRYSPNPKLAADLVMYLGSAEVQKMRAVQGSYNPTMPALYRDKDILQANPFMADLLPTFTSAVARPSTVTGAKYNQVSNQFWNAAHDVLAGSDTASGALARLAASLNRLAPGGNWR, encoded by the coding sequence ATGATGAAGCTCAAGGCTGGATTGCTGACGATGACGCTCGCGATGACGGCCGCCACGGCCGGTGCGGCCACGCTGCGGATTGCGTGCGGCGCGGCGGGCGTCGACCAGGACATCTGTCAGGTTTCGGCGAAGCGCTGGGCCGAGAAGACCGGCAACGAGGTCGAGTTCATCAGCATGCCCAACAACTCGAGCGAGACGCTCGCGCTGTACCAGCAGCTGCTCGGCAGCGGCTCGGACAAGATCGACGTGATGCAGATCGACACGGTCTGGCCGGGCATCCTCGCGAACCACCTGATCGACCTGAAGCCGTACAGCAAGGGGCTCGAGAGCCAGTCGTTCCCCAGCATCGTCGCGAACGACACCGTGAACGGCAAGCTCGTCGCGATGCCGTGGTTCATCGATACGGGCCTGCTGTACTACCGCAAGGACCTGCTCGACAAGTACCGGATGAAGGTGCCCGCGACGTGGGACGAGCTCGACGCGACCGCGCGCAAGATCCAGGCGAGCGAGCGCGCCGCCGGCAGCGAGAAGGTGTGGGGCTACGTGTGGCAGGGGCGCGCATACGAAGGGCTGACCTGCGATGCGCTCGAATGGGTCAGCAGCTACAACGGCGGCACGGTGGTCGACGACAAGGGCCGCGTGACGATCGACAACCCGGGCGCGATCAAGGCGCTCGAACAGTCGGCGAAATGGGTCGGCACGATCAGCCCGAAGGCGGTGCTGAACTACGGCGAAGAGGAGGCGCGCGGCGTGTTCCAGGCCGGCAACGCGGTGTTCATGCGCAACTGGCCGTATGCGTGGGCGATCGCGAACCGCGCGGGCAGCCCGATCAAGGGCAAGGTCGGCATCGCGCCGCTGCCGAAGGGGGGCGCCGACGGCCGGCCGGCCGCCGCGCTCGGCGGCTGGCAGCTCGCCGTGTCGCGCTATTCGCCGAACCCGAAGCTGGCCGCCGATCTCGTGATGTACCTGGGGAGCGCCGAGGTGCAGAAGATGCGCGCGGTGCAGGGCTCGTACAACCCGACGATGCCGGCGCTCTACCGGGACAAGGACATCCTGCAGGCCAACCCGTTCATGGCCGATCTGCTGCCGACCTTCACCAGTGCGGTCGCGCGGCCGTCGACGGTCACCGGCGCGAAGTACAACCAGGTCAGCAACCAGTTCTGGAACGCCGCGCACGACGTGCTCGCCGGCAGCGACACCGCATCGGGCGCGCTCGCGCGGCTCGCCGCTTCGTTGAACCGGCTCGCGCCCGGCGGCAACTGGCGCTGA
- a CDS encoding carbohydrate ABC transporter permease produces MKKHPIEIAIHGLLSALVLVIALFPFVYMIGTSVKHGDALFDTSLFPASPSFDNYRQLFNDQPFGAYLLNSALVAGGAVALSLAVSVLAAYALGRVSFRGRGVLMMCILGVSMFPQVAILSGLFELVRALGLYDHLGALVLSDLIFTLPFTIWILVTFMRELPRELEEAALVDGVGVFTLIFRIFLPLLRPALAATSLLAFVSAWNEFLFALTFTISSDERTVPVAITMISGASSYELPWGTIMAASVIVTVPLVLLVMVCQRQIVSGLTAGAVKG; encoded by the coding sequence ATGAAGAAGCATCCGATCGAGATCGCGATCCACGGGCTGCTGTCGGCGCTCGTGCTGGTGATCGCGCTGTTCCCGTTCGTCTACATGATCGGCACGTCGGTCAAGCACGGCGACGCGCTGTTCGATACGTCGCTGTTCCCGGCCAGCCCGTCGTTCGACAACTATCGCCAGCTGTTCAACGACCAGCCGTTCGGCGCGTACCTGCTGAACTCGGCGCTCGTCGCGGGCGGCGCGGTCGCGCTGTCGCTCGCGGTGTCGGTGCTGGCCGCGTATGCGCTCGGCCGCGTGTCGTTCCGAGGGCGCGGCGTGCTGATGATGTGCATCCTCGGCGTGTCGATGTTTCCGCAGGTCGCGATCCTGTCGGGCCTGTTCGAGCTGGTGCGCGCGCTCGGCCTGTACGACCACCTCGGCGCGCTCGTGCTGTCGGACCTGATCTTCACGCTGCCGTTCACGATCTGGATCCTCGTCACGTTCATGCGCGAGCTGCCGCGCGAGCTGGAGGAAGCGGCGCTCGTCGACGGCGTCGGCGTGTTCACGCTGATCTTCCGGATCTTCCTGCCGCTGCTGCGCCCGGCGCTTGCCGCAACGTCGCTGCTCGCGTTCGTGTCGGCATGGAACGAGTTCCTGTTTGCGCTGACCTTCACGATCTCGTCGGACGAGCGCACCGTGCCCGTCGCGATCACGATGATCTCGGGCGCGAGCAGTTACGAGCTGCCGTGGGGAACCATCATGGCCGCGTCGGTGATCGTCACGGTGCCGCTCGTGCTGCTCGTGATGGTGTGCCAGCGGCAAATCGTCTCCGGCCTCACCGCCGGCGCAGTCAAGGGTTAG
- a CDS encoding Gfo/Idh/MocA family protein — MNDDYKVELPEAAAIARGRRLRVGVIGLGIGRKHIEGWREHPDVDVVAIADPDAKRLAKVGDAFGIDARYASADAMLAEEKLDVVSVCTPNKFHRELTLAAFDAGCHVLCEKPMALNADEGRDMLIAAQRAGKRLMINFSYRFSAQSRALKTQVDGGVFGDFYFGRTVWHRRRGMPGFGGWFGTKALAGGGPLIDLGVHRLDLALWLMGYPKPVWVMGSTYDPIARELATRACKAFDVEDLAAALIRFDNGATLALEASWATNIQEAELMETRLLGTRAGLLQKNLNEGYTFDAHIFIEQNGAQFDMRLNPPADGAHSAMYDYAEAILCDVPHPAPGEEGLIVMEILDAIYASAAAGEPIRIHGSGPSAADAPPVLDLDVAG; from the coding sequence ATGAACGACGACTACAAGGTGGAACTGCCGGAAGCGGCGGCAATTGCGCGCGGGCGCCGGCTGCGGGTCGGCGTGATCGGGCTCGGGATCGGCCGCAAGCATATCGAAGGGTGGCGCGAGCATCCGGATGTCGACGTGGTCGCGATCGCCGATCCCGATGCGAAGCGGCTCGCGAAGGTCGGCGACGCGTTCGGCATCGACGCGCGCTACGCGTCGGCGGATGCGATGCTCGCAGAGGAAAAGCTGGACGTCGTCAGCGTGTGCACGCCGAACAAGTTCCATCGCGAGCTGACGCTTGCCGCGTTCGACGCCGGCTGCCACGTGCTGTGCGAGAAGCCGATGGCGCTGAACGCGGACGAGGGCCGCGACATGCTGATCGCCGCGCAGCGCGCCGGCAAGCGGCTGATGATCAATTTCTCGTACCGCTTCAGCGCGCAGTCGCGCGCGCTGAAGACGCAGGTCGACGGCGGGGTGTTCGGCGACTTCTACTTCGGCCGCACGGTCTGGCACCGCCGGCGCGGGATGCCCGGCTTCGGCGGCTGGTTCGGCACCAAGGCGCTCGCGGGCGGCGGGCCGCTGATCGATCTCGGCGTGCACCGGCTCGATCTCGCGCTGTGGCTGATGGGTTATCCGAAGCCGGTGTGGGTGATGGGCAGCACCTACGATCCGATCGCGCGCGAACTCGCGACGCGCGCGTGCAAGGCCTTCGACGTCGAGGATCTCGCGGCCGCGCTGATCCGCTTCGACAACGGCGCGACGCTCGCGCTCGAGGCGTCGTGGGCGACCAACATCCAGGAAGCGGAGCTGATGGAAACGCGCCTGCTCGGCACGCGCGCGGGGCTGCTGCAGAAGAACCTGAACGAAGGCTACACGTTCGACGCGCACATCTTCATCGAGCAGAACGGCGCGCAGTTCGACATGCGCCTGAATCCGCCCGCGGACGGCGCGCATTCGGCGATGTACGACTACGCGGAAGCGATCCTGTGCGATGTCCCGCATCCCGCGCCGGGCGAGGAGGGGCTGATCGTGATGGAGATCCTCGACGCGATCTATGCGAGCGCGGCCGCGGGCGAGCCGATTCGCATCCACGGGAGCGGGCCTTCGGCCGCCGACGCGCCGCCGGTGCTCGATCTCGACGTGGCCGGCTGA
- a CDS encoding ATP-binding protein: MRATFRLLPPWSVRTKLTATFLLLFGITLAVVVVGVLGMRANQNALDEYEANVVPEIARALELSDKVAQLAAVAPSMMLTDSPDLLHNDTELLRGLLGDIRRLSPGFGMQPGPAAKAGERLAVTDDLDAIDQDLARLLVVSGRQRQLKEELGELRVENDRIGERIARDKSLIAQRAPTLLEIWARTAGALQAANAAELGSAESDNEALWLRVRERGEDRRQPALADALQRLDGGARSVFAVRREFLASETQTGYLVTLLRGHADHLSGKSARYVERLRQIASERSDKVRKVAVSSQSGLLLLAVAGVAVALLGVAYASRILRKLQAMTRVMARLAKGVTSDRMPSTHRPDEIGELARAFEVFRTNLIEKEQLTQGLEAQRRLQESVLNSMNDGVSVHDAHGGLIAWNPTFATLLGIDAAALHAGLTLATLRRAVDPPARWRQVSRETATRTSDGARIAASAELHLRDRRILEFHCQPLPDGGWVAVCRDLTSRRAVEAELRQAQKMDVLGQLTGGVAHDFNNFLVAILGNLELLLPRLDGQQDAQTMAERARRAAERASRLTRRLLAFARRQPLQAERVSVRAMLAEMLDLVEYSAGQRVTVVLEPAAEPLWVNVDRGQLENAVLNLTLNSAAAMPDGGMLTLAARREPAADGAAAPPAIVLSVTDTGCGIAPLLLDKVIEPFFTTKAAGEGSGLGLSSVYGFVRQSGGDLHIHSEVGRGTRVELWLPESTAPERRGAALAAPAASAAVRAGARVLVVDDDPEVRDTALSQFAALGAQADAVATGDAALGWLAEHGPVTLVLSDISLGAGGSGIAFAARLAERWPAQRVALTSGLPAEIHQAHPDWRADLPFVPKPFDLAALAALLA; the protein is encoded by the coding sequence ATGCGTGCAACTTTCAGGCTGTTGCCGCCGTGGAGCGTGCGGACCAAGCTGACCGCGACGTTCCTGCTGCTGTTCGGCATCACGCTCGCGGTCGTCGTGGTCGGCGTGCTCGGCATGCGCGCGAACCAGAACGCGCTCGACGAATACGAGGCGAACGTGGTGCCGGAGATCGCCCGCGCGCTCGAGCTGTCGGACAAGGTCGCGCAGCTCGCGGCGGTCGCGCCGAGCATGATGCTGACCGATTCGCCGGACCTGCTGCACAACGACACCGAGCTGCTGCGCGGCCTGCTCGGCGACATCCGGCGCCTGTCGCCGGGCTTCGGCATGCAGCCCGGCCCGGCCGCGAAGGCGGGCGAGCGGCTCGCGGTGACCGACGACCTCGACGCGATCGACCAGGATCTCGCGCGGCTGCTGGTCGTGTCGGGCCGGCAGCGGCAGCTCAAGGAGGAGCTGGGCGAGCTGCGCGTGGAGAACGACCGCATCGGCGAGCGCATCGCGCGCGACAAGAGCCTGATCGCGCAGCGCGCGCCGACGCTGCTCGAGATCTGGGCGCGCACGGCCGGCGCGCTGCAGGCGGCGAACGCGGCGGAGCTCGGCAGCGCCGAAAGCGACAACGAGGCGCTGTGGCTGCGCGTGCGCGAACGCGGCGAGGACCGCCGCCAGCCCGCGCTCGCCGACGCGCTGCAGCGGCTCGACGGCGGCGCGCGCAGCGTGTTCGCGGTGCGCCGCGAGTTTCTTGCGAGCGAGACGCAGACGGGCTACCTCGTCACGCTGCTGCGCGGCCACGCGGATCACCTGAGCGGCAAGTCCGCGCGCTACGTCGAGCGGCTGCGGCAGATCGCGAGCGAGCGCAGCGACAAGGTGCGCAAGGTCGCGGTGTCGAGCCAGTCGGGGCTGTTGCTGCTGGCGGTCGCGGGCGTCGCGGTCGCGCTGCTCGGCGTCGCCTACGCGAGCCGCATCCTGCGCAAGCTGCAGGCGATGACGCGCGTGATGGCGCGCCTCGCGAAGGGGGTGACGTCGGACCGGATGCCGTCGACGCACCGGCCGGACGAAATCGGCGAGCTGGCGCGCGCGTTCGAGGTGTTCCGCACCAACCTGATCGAGAAGGAGCAGTTGACGCAAGGGCTCGAGGCGCAGCGCCGCCTGCAGGAGTCCGTGCTCAACTCGATGAACGACGGCGTGTCCGTGCACGACGCGCACGGCGGCCTGATCGCGTGGAACCCGACCTTCGCGACGCTGCTCGGGATCGACGCCGCCGCGCTGCACGCGGGCCTGACGCTGGCGACGCTGCGGCGCGCCGTCGACCCGCCCGCGCGCTGGCGCCAGGTGTCGCGCGAGACCGCGACCCGCACGTCGGACGGCGCGCGCATCGCGGCGTCGGCCGAACTGCACCTGCGCGACCGGCGGATTCTCGAATTCCACTGCCAGCCGCTCCCGGACGGCGGCTGGGTCGCGGTGTGCCGCGACCTGACGAGCCGGCGCGCGGTCGAGGCGGAGCTGCGCCAGGCGCAGAAGATGGACGTGCTGGGGCAGCTCACGGGCGGCGTCGCGCACGATTTCAACAACTTCCTGGTCGCGATCCTCGGCAACCTGGAGCTGCTGCTGCCGCGCCTCGACGGGCAGCAGGACGCGCAGACGATGGCCGAGCGGGCGCGCCGCGCGGCCGAGCGCGCGTCGCGCCTCACGCGGCGGCTGCTCGCGTTCGCGCGCCGCCAGCCGTTGCAGGCCGAGCGCGTGTCGGTGCGGGCGATGCTCGCGGAGATGCTCGATCTCGTCGAGTATTCGGCCGGCCAGCGCGTGACCGTCGTGCTGGAGCCGGCCGCGGAGCCGCTGTGGGTGAACGTCGATCGCGGCCAGCTCGAGAACGCGGTGCTGAACCTGACGCTCAACAGCGCCGCCGCGATGCCGGACGGCGGCATGCTGACGCTGGCCGCGCGCCGCGAACCGGCGGCCGACGGCGCGGCCGCGCCGCCCGCGATCGTGCTGAGCGTGACCGATACTGGCTGCGGGATCGCGCCGCTGCTGCTCGACAAGGTGATCGAGCCGTTCTTCACGACCAAGGCGGCGGGCGAGGGCAGCGGGCTCGGCCTCAGCAGCGTGTACGGCTTCGTGCGCCAGAGCGGCGGCGACCTGCACATCCACAGCGAAGTCGGCCGCGGGACGCGCGTCGAGCTGTGGCTGCCCGAAAGCACGGCGCCCGAGCGACGCGGTGCGGCGCTCGCCGCGCCTGCCGCGTCCGCCGCCGTGCGGGCCGGCGCGCGCGTGCTGGTGGTCGACGACGATCCCGAGGTGCGCGACACGGCGCTCAGCCAGTTCGCGGCGCTCGGCGCGCAGGCCGACGCGGTCGCGACCGGCGACGCGGCGCTCGGCTGGCTGGCCGAGCATGGCCCGGTCACGCTCGTGCTGTCGGACATCTCGCTCGGCGCGGGCGGCAGCGGCATCGCGTTCGCCGCGCGGCTCGCCGAACGCTGGCCGGCGCAGCGCGTGGCGCTCACGTCGGGCCTGCCGGCCGAGATCCATCAAGCCCATCCGGACTGGCGCGCGGACCTGCCGTTCGTGCCGAAGCCGTTCGACCTGGCGGCGCTCGCCGCGCTCCTCGCCTGA
- a CDS encoding winged helix-turn-helix domain-containing protein, translating to MSEKHRILVLDDDPEVRAWLTGVLEEAGFDVSAVDSAAQMQQRLAAAPHALVILDLKLRGEDGLTIARELRRRSDVSIIMISGLGDETDRVLGLETAADDFVTKPFSGRELIARVRAQLRRTTELSMPRPAPNGGGPRFCFDGWTMDLAARTLTHDGGACALTQGEFELLAAMVQQPSRVWSRDQLLEHTRGFGIDVYDRTIDVLILRLRRKIEPNPEQPTYIRTQRGVGYVFAVPVVRV from the coding sequence ATGTCAGAAAAACATCGGATCCTGGTACTGGACGACGATCCGGAAGTGCGCGCCTGGCTGACGGGCGTGCTGGAAGAGGCCGGATTCGACGTGTCGGCGGTCGACAGCGCCGCGCAGATGCAGCAGCGGCTGGCGGCCGCGCCGCACGCGCTCGTCATTCTCGACCTGAAGCTGCGCGGCGAGGACGGCCTGACGATCGCGCGCGAGCTGCGGCGGCGCTCGGACGTGTCGATCATCATGATCAGCGGCCTCGGCGACGAGACGGACCGCGTGCTCGGCCTCGAGACCGCGGCCGACGATTTCGTCACGAAGCCGTTCTCGGGGCGCGAGCTGATCGCGCGGGTGCGCGCGCAGCTGCGGCGCACGACCGAGCTGTCGATGCCGCGTCCCGCGCCGAACGGGGGCGGCCCGCGCTTCTGCTTCGACGGCTGGACGATGGACCTCGCCGCGCGCACGCTGACCCACGACGGCGGCGCCTGCGCGCTGACGCAGGGCGAGTTCGAACTGCTCGCCGCGATGGTGCAGCAGCCGTCGCGCGTCTGGTCGCGCGACCAGCTGCTCGAGCACACGCGCGGCTTCGGCATCGACGTCTACGATCGCACGATCGACGTGCTGATCCTGCGGCTGCGCCGCAAGATCGAGCCGAACCCGGAGCAGCCGACCTATATCCGCACGCAGCGCGGCGTCGGCTACGTGTTCGCGGTGCCGGTCGTGCGCGTGTGA